In Apium graveolens cultivar Ventura chromosome 10, ASM990537v1, whole genome shotgun sequence, the following are encoded in one genomic region:
- the LOC141691848 gene encoding uncharacterized protein LOC141691848, which yields MASRKSPEEEMEENFARINLEEEEGWLSYEDSCESLSEIDVRWCLVGRFLTESTIDFQAMQHKLISLWRPGKGMYVKELEPNRYLFQFYHEIDIKRVIDGSPWTFGRFQLLFERLREGDNPRAIEINKLDLWVQLHGMDPGFMSLRVVKDVGNYIGTFVESDTNNFVGVWRDFLRVRVTIDIDKPLKRRMKLRKSEK from the coding sequence ATGGCGTCCAGGAAGAGTCCAGAGGAGGAAATGGAGGAAAACTTTGCACGAATCAATCTGGAAGAAGAGGAGGGGTGGTTATCATATGAGGATTCATGCGAAAGTTTGTCGGAAATTGATGTTCGTTGGTGCTTGGTTGGGAGGTTTCTTACTGAGTCCACTATAGACTTTCAAGCCATGCAACATAAATTGATATCGTTATGGCGTCCAGGGAAGGGCATGTATGTCAAGGAGTTAGAACCAAATCGATACCTATTTCAGTTCTATCATGAAATAGATATTAAGCGTGTTATAGATGGGAGTCCTTGGACTTTTGGAAGATTCCAGTTATTATTTGAAAGGCTCAGAGAAGGAGATAACCCCAGAGCAATTGAGATTAATAAGCTTGATCTCTGGGTTCAGTTGCATGGAATGGATCCTGGGTTCATGTCCCTAAGAGTGGTGAAGGATGTGGGTAACTATATTGGCACATTTGTAGAGTCAGACACAAATAATTTCGTTGGAGTTTGGAGAGATTTTCTTAGGGTGCGAGTTACAATCGACATTGACAAACCCCTAAAGAGACGTATGAAGTTGAGGAAGTCTGAAAAATAA
- the LOC141691849 gene encoding uncharacterized protein LOC141691849 codes for MHQHGVGTSAKSNQIQNWKGPAPGAFKINVDTAVPVNDNYFSTGHVSTFEAEVRGVYKTLSWIDNLDLSNIQIETDSMLTVVAVESLEVNYLEVGNLIEACKIWLQERNDVCLVHVRRQVNKAAHLLAHSSCLQSCSSLFLSPPTPNFLLETLFSDSTG; via the exons ATGCATCAACATGGTGTTGGCACTTCTGCAAAGTCTAATCAAATTCAAAATTGGAAAGGACCTGCACCAGGTGCTTTCAAAATCAATGTTGACACTGCTGTTCCTGTTAATGATAATTACTTTTCTACAG GTCATGTTTCAACTTTTGAGGCGGAGGTCAGGGGTGTTTATAAGACTTTATCTTGGATTGATAATCTTGACTTGAGCAATATACAAATTGAAACAGACTCTATGTTAACTGTGGTTGCTGTAGAGAGTTTGGAAGTGAATTATCTTGAAGTGGGTAATCTTATTGAAGCCTGCAAGATATGGCTTCAAGAGAGGAATGATGTCTGTTTAGTTCATGTTAGGAGACAAGTAAACAAGGCTGCTCATTTGTTAGCTCATAGCTCTTGTTTACAAAGTTGCTCCAGTTTGTTTCTTTCTCCTCCAACTCCAAATTTCTTGTTAGAGACTTTGTTCAGTGATTCTACCGGTTAA
- the LOC141693525 gene encoding putative SWI/SNF-related matrix-associated actin-dependent regulator of chromatin subfamily A member 3-like 1 produces MAGEEDIARITGGDTDPNLEETYMLGFIIANIVGTRHYSGRISGRQNVGLVREPLNRYDSNAIKVLNTRHHQVGNIERSVAAVLAPLIDDNSIKIEGIVPNNKKGGNFYKIPCQIHVFASGLEMDRVYNEIVDGGLQLIRTDEMGIGVSEAAVVKEGVVDDGKRLDEVFKGVEEVGKLEVMEAPREVVKSELFLHQKEGLGWLVGREREGVLPPFWVEKSDGLFVNEVTKFETRQRPEAMCGGIFADDMGMGKTLTLLSLIALDKFGSVDSGVCSGRNAGSSVVDKGCEESNVFGGKKSNLFGGKNTKKRKGGKMVDNVKKKQKGKGGLKSEGLSVDNVVDYVISRSTLVVCPPSVFSTWITQLEEHTNPGKLKVYLYYGDRTNDPMELTKYDLVLTTYNTLGSEDSSESPAFRVNWLRVILDEAHIIKNGNAQQTRAVNKLNAKRRWVVTGTPIQNGTMDLFSLMVFLRYQPFANKSYWNTLVQRPIDIGDKIGLSRLQAIVSTISLRRTKDRDLTGLPEKIMEICYIDLSAEERELYERMEGEAKSVVQDYITANRVTSNYTTVLSIILRLRQICTDVALCPTDLFASLSTGNIEDLTNNPELLTKMVAMLEDGEDFDCPICISTPTNIVITRCAHIYCKSCILKTLKCAKPCCPLCRHELSESDLFFPPPEVSNVTEVPSSSKSTKVSALLKLLSISRDQDPARKSVVFSQFRKMLILLEEPLKKAGFKILRLDGSMNAKKRAQVIKDFDVPGPDGPTVLLASLKASGTGVNLTVASRVYLLEPWWNPAVEKQAMDRVHRIGQTKEVRIVRIIARNSIEERILELQEKKKRMASEAFDRKGGLKDQREIKIEDIRTMISL; encoded by the exons ATGGCCGGTGAAGAAGACATCGCCAGGATCACCGGCGGCGACACCGACCCCAATCTTGAAGAAACCTACATGTTAGGGTTTATCATCGCCAACATCGTCGGCACTCGACACTATTCCGGAAGAATCAGCGGTCGACAAAACGTAGGGTTAGTTCGTGAGCCATTAAACCGGTATGATTCTAACGCAATTAAAGTTTTAAATACAAGGCATCATCAAGTGGGTAATATTGAACGTTCTGTGGCTGCTGTATTAGCCCCTTTAATTGATGATAATTCGATCAAAATTGAGGGGATTGTTCCTAATAATAAAAAAGGGGGCAATTTTTATAAAATTCCGTGTCAAATTCATGTTTTTGCAAGTGGGTTAGAGATGGATAGGGTGTATAATGAGATTGTGGATGGTGGGTTGCAGTTGATTAGGACTGATGAGATGGGAATTGGAGTATCGGAAGCCGCGGTTGTGAAGGAAGGTGTGGTGGATGATGGGAAGAGGTTGGATGAGGTTTTTAAGGGTGTGGAGGAGGTGGGGAAGTTGGAAGTGATGGAGGCGCCGAGGGAAGTGGTTAAGTCGGAGCTTTTTTTGCATCAGAAGGAGGGGTTGGGTTGGTTGGTTGGACGAGAGAGGGAGGGTGTGTTGCCGCCTTTTTGGGTGGAGAAGAGTGATGGTTTGTTTGTGAATGAGGTTACTAAGTTTGAGACGAGGCAAAGGCCCGAGGCTATGTGTGGTGGGATATTTGCGGATGATATGGGGATGGGGAAGACTTTGACTCTTCTTTCTTTGATTGCATTGGATAAATTTGGTAGTGTTGATAGTGGTGTTTGTAGTGGTAGAAATGCGGGGAGCAGTGTGGTAGATAAAGGCTGTGAGGAATCTAATGTTTTTGGTGGTAAGAAATCTAATCTTTTTGGTGGTAAGAATACGAAGAAAAGGAAAGGGGGTAAAATGGTGGATAATgtaaagaaaaagcaaaaaggtAAGGGCGGCCTTAAGAGTGAAGGACTTTCCGTTGATAATGTCGTTGATTATGTCATTTCAAGGTCAACATTGGTCGTGTGCCCGCCTTCTGTGTTTTCCACATGGATTACGCAATTGGAGGAGCATACCAATCCGGGTAAATTGAAAGTGTACTTGTATTATGGAGACAGAACTAATGACCCAATGGAGCTCACAAAGTATGATTTGGTACTGACCACATACAATACACTGGGATCTGAAGACTCCTCAGAATCTCCAGCGTTCAGAGTAAATTGGTTGAGGGTGATTTTGGACGAGGCTCATATCATCAAAAATGGCAATGCCCAACAAACCCGCGCTGTTAATAAATTAAATGCTAAACGGAGGTGGGTGGTCACAGGAACACCCATCCAAAATGGAACAATGGACTTGTTTTCTCTTATGGTTTTTTTGAGGTATCAGCCGTTTGCAAATAAGAGCTACTGGAATACCTTGGTGCAACGGCCAATAGACATTGGGGACAAGATTGGGCTCTCACGTCTACAG GCTATAGTGTCAACCATTTCCTTGAGAAGAACAAAAGACAGGGACTTAACTGGATTGCCTGAAAAGATAATGGAGATCTGTTATATTGATCTTTCTGCGGAGGAAAGAGAGCTTTATGAACGAATGGAAGGAGAGGCTAAGAGTGTTGTCCAGGATTACATCACAGCCAATAGAGTCACAAGCAATTATACAACTGTGCTTAGTATAATTCTGCGACTCCGCCAGATTTGCACTGATGTAGCCCTGTGCCCTACAGATCTCTTTGCATCTCTTTCAACCGGCAATATTGAAG ATTTGACTAATAATCCAGAACTTCTTACGAAGATGGTTGCAATGCTAGAGGATGGTGAAGATTTTGACTGTCCAATCTGCATATCAACGCCAACGAATATAGTGATCACACGCTGTGCTCACATTTATTGCAAGTCCTGCATTCTCAAGACCCTAAAATGTGCCAAACCCTGCTGCCCTCTATGCCGACATGAGTTATCAGAGTCTGATCTCTTCTTTCCTCCACCAGAAGTCAGCAATGTTACTGAAGTTCCATCTTCCAGTAAATCAACAAAGGTATCTGCCCTCCTGAAACTTCTGTCAATATCACGGGATCAGGATCCAGCCAGAAAGTCTGTAGTATTCTCACAGTTTAGAAAGATGCTGATTTTACTCGAAGAGCCTTTAAAGAAAGCTGGATTCAAGATACTGCGCTTGGATGGATCTATGAATGCAAAAAAGAGAGCTCAAGTAATCAAAGATTTTGATGTTCCAGGTCCTGATGGGCCTACAGTTTTGCTTGCCAGTCTGAAGGCATCAGGTACTGGTGTTAATCTTACTGTTGCTTCTAGGGTGTACCTGCTAGAGCCATGGTGGAATCCAGCGGTTGAGAAACAAGCAATGGATAGGGTACATCGGATAGGGCAAACAAAAGAGGTGAGAATTGTGAGAATTATTGCCCGAAATAGCATAGAAGAGAGGATATTGGAGCTACaggagaagaagaagagaatGGCTTCAGAAGCTTTTGATAGGAAGGGTGGCCTAAAGGATCAGCGAGAGATTAAGATAGAAGATATTAGGACTATGATATCCTTGTGA
- the LOC141689421 gene encoding uncharacterized protein LOC141689421 isoform X3, translating into MSSKEKSAQELKELTWNAYERSHIRATWMNTLKIDRRCRDELRLDIPRFEKLCHLLETKGGLVSTKHVTVKEVVALFLHILAHDLKNRTIQAIFARSGETVSRQFHIVLGSLLKLRKDYIKKVDHSTSYVDDNQWKWFELLTGHISRFEMVIFATVDNVRNRIKVWKKHYAMITEIQTYTKFKWDEENKMLVIPIEDLAKWKAYCESSMKSRQPQWSSKMKLLALLKRVLVN; encoded by the exons ATGAG TTCAAAAGAGAAATCAGCTCAAGA GTTGAAGGAGTTAACATGGAATGCTTACGAGCGTTCTCATATTAGGGCTACTTGGATGAATACCTTAAAAATTGATAGGAGATGTCGTGATGAATTGCGTCTTGATATACCTCGATTTGAAAAGTTGTGTCACCTTTTAGAAACTAAGGGTGGGTTAGTAAGTACAAAACATGTCACTGTTAAAGAAGTTGTCGCTTTGTTTCTTCATATCCTAGCACATGATTTGAAAAATAGAACCATACAAGCTATTTTTGCACGTTCTGGAGAGACAGTGAGCCGACAATTTCATATAGTACTTGGATCATTACTCAAGCTTCGGAAGGATTACATAAAGAAAGTAGACCATTCCACTAGTTATGTTGATGATAACCAGTGGAAGTGGTTTGAG CTCTTGACGGGACACATATCAAGGTTTGAAATGGTTATATTCGCCACTGTGGATAATGTGAGGAACCGAATCAAGGTTTGGAAGAAACACTATGCTATGATAACTGAGATTCAAACTTATACCAAATTTAAGTGGGATGAAGAAAATAAGATGCTGGTGATACCGATAGAAGATCTTGCAAAATGGAAAGCTTATTGTGAG AGCAGTATGAAGAGCCGGCAACCGCAATGGAGCTCGAAAATGAAGTTGTTAGCACTGCTGAAACGGGTTCTGGTGAATTAA
- the LOC141689421 gene encoding uncharacterized protein LOC141689421 isoform X1: MELIMLVVGFIQVVVTASYGQKYRLKELTWNAYERSHIRATWMNTLKIDRRCRDELRLDIPRFEKLCHLLETKGGLVSTKHVTVKEVVALFLHILAHDLKNRTIQAIFARSGETVSRQFHIVLGSLLKLRKDYIKKVDHSTSYVDDNQWKWFELLTGHISRFEMVIFATVDNVRNRIKVWKKHYAMITEIQTYTKFKWDEENKMLVIPIEDLAKWKAYCESSMKSRQPQWSSKMKLLALLKRVLVN; this comes from the exons ATGGAATTAATTATGTTGGTCGTAGGTTTTATTCAAGTCGTAGTGACAGCATCTTATGGCCAAAAATATAGGTTGAAGGAGTTAACATGGAATGCTTACGAGCGTTCTCATATTAGGGCTACTTGGATGAATACCTTAAAAATTGATAGGAGATGTCGTGATGAATTGCGTCTTGATATACCTCGATTTGAAAAGTTGTGTCACCTTTTAGAAACTAAGGGTGGGTTAGTAAGTACAAAACATGTCACTGTTAAAGAAGTTGTCGCTTTGTTTCTTCATATCCTAGCACATGATTTGAAAAATAGAACCATACAAGCTATTTTTGCACGTTCTGGAGAGACAGTGAGCCGACAATTTCATATAGTACTTGGATCATTACTCAAGCTTCGGAAGGATTACATAAAGAAAGTAGACCATTCCACTAGTTATGTTGATGATAACCAGTGGAAGTGGTTTGAG CTCTTGACGGGACACATATCAAGGTTTGAAATGGTTATATTCGCCACTGTGGATAATGTGAGGAACCGAATCAAGGTTTGGAAGAAACACTATGCTATGATAACTGAGATTCAAACTTATACCAAATTTAAGTGGGATGAAGAAAATAAGATGCTGGTGATACCGATAGAAGATCTTGCAAAATGGAAAGCTTATTGTGAG AGCAGTATGAAGAGCCGGCAACCGCAATGGAGCTCGAAAATGAAGTTGTTAGCACTGCTGAAACGGGTTCTGGTGAATTAA
- the LOC141689421 gene encoding uncharacterized protein LOC141689421 isoform X2, translated as MELIMLVVGFIQVVVTASYGQKYRLKELTWNAYERSHIRATWMNTLKIDRRCRDELRLDIPRFEKLCHLLETKGGLVSTKHVTVKEVVALFLHILAHDLKNRTIQAIFARSGETVSRQFHIVLGSLLKLRKDYIKKVDHSTSYVDDNQWKWFELLTGHISRFEMVIFATVDNVRNRIKVWKKHYAMITEIQTYTKFKWDEENKMLVIPIEDLAKWKAYCEGVPHASAYQIKRIYLYFICL; from the exons ATGGAATTAATTATGTTGGTCGTAGGTTTTATTCAAGTCGTAGTGACAGCATCTTATGGCCAAAAATATAGGTTGAAGGAGTTAACATGGAATGCTTACGAGCGTTCTCATATTAGGGCTACTTGGATGAATACCTTAAAAATTGATAGGAGATGTCGTGATGAATTGCGTCTTGATATACCTCGATTTGAAAAGTTGTGTCACCTTTTAGAAACTAAGGGTGGGTTAGTAAGTACAAAACATGTCACTGTTAAAGAAGTTGTCGCTTTGTTTCTTCATATCCTAGCACATGATTTGAAAAATAGAACCATACAAGCTATTTTTGCACGTTCTGGAGAGACAGTGAGCCGACAATTTCATATAGTACTTGGATCATTACTCAAGCTTCGGAAGGATTACATAAAGAAAGTAGACCATTCCACTAGTTATGTTGATGATAACCAGTGGAAGTGGTTTGAG CTCTTGACGGGACACATATCAAGGTTTGAAATGGTTATATTCGCCACTGTGGATAATGTGAGGAACCGAATCAAGGTTTGGAAGAAACACTATGCTATGATAACTGAGATTCAAACTTATACCAAATTTAAGTGGGATGAAGAAAATAAGATGCTGGTGATACCGATAGAAGATCTTGCAAAATGGAAAGCTTATTGTGAG GGAGTTCCACACGCTTCTGCCTATCAGATCAAGCGTATATATTTGTACTTTATTTGCCTCTGA
- the LOC141689157 gene encoding mitotic-spindle organizing protein 1B-like encodes MDPEASRTARESLDLAFGMSNILETGLDRHTLSVLIALCDLGLNPEALAAVVKELQKEPSSSSGATPSVT; translated from the coding sequence ATGGATCCAGAAGCTTCTCGTACTGCTAGGGAGTCTCTTGACCTGGCATTTGGCATGTCAAACATTCTTGAGACGGGTCTAGATCGTCACACACTCTCTGTTCTTATTGCCCTCTGTGATCTGGGTTTGAACCCCGAGGCACTAGCTGCGGTTGTGAAGGAATTGCAAAAAGAACCTTCATCCTCCAGTGGAGCGACTCCATCTGTTACTTAG
- the LOC141688888 gene encoding serine carboxypeptidase-like 45 produces the protein MVSATYHKFKLANKTVLSAAILLLSTLQILAVVDSQPGGDRIETLPGQPKVGFKQFSGYIFLDEKQERALFYYFVEAETNADSRPLVLWLNGGPGCSSIGAGAFVEHGPFRPRGNVLLKNEYSWNKEANMLYLESPAGVGFSFSSNKSFYDYVNDEMTAQDSLVFLQHWFDKFPQYKDRDFLISGESYGGHYVPQLAQLIVKSKAKINLKGIAIGNPLLEFNTDFNSRGEYLWSHGLISDATFDLFNTVCNYSQIRRQAQKGALTPDCSRVISQASNEIGRLIDSYDVTLDVCLPTDLSQSKILDKTHDSEKVDVCVEEETIAYLNRKDVQKALHARLVGVPRWVICSSVLHYNMDNLEVPTINILGSLVKSGIRVLVFSGDQDSVLPLTGTRVLVDRLAKELNLKTTVPYTSWIEGRQVGGWTQVYGDHLSYATIRGAAHEAPYTQPERSLVLFKAFVEGKPLPKPTGKSTAQMNKLLDNRLFT, from the exons ATGGTGTCTGCAACTTACCATAAATTTAAGCTTGCCAACAAAACAGTGTTGTCTGCAGCAATACTACTACTTTCTACATTGCAAATTCTTGCTGTAGTTGATTCTCAGCCAGGAGGTGATAGAATCGAGACCTTGCCTGGCCAGCCAAAAGTTGGTTTTAAGCAGTTCTCTGGGTACATTTTTTTGGATGAAAAACAAGAAAGAGCCTTGTTTTACTATTTTGTAGAAGCTGAAACTAATGCAGATTCAAGGCCTCTAGTTCTCTGGTTGAATGGAG GGCCTGGATGCTCATCTATTGGTGCTGGAGCTTTTGTGGAGCATGGCCCTTTTAGGCCTAGAGGCAATGTGTTGCTTAAAAATGAGTATAGCTGGAACAAAG AAGCAAACATGTTGTACCTGGAGTCACCTGCAGGAGTTGGATTCTCGTTTTCTTCGAATAAATCCTTCTATGACTATGTTAACGATGAGATGACAG CGCAAGACAGCCTTGTTTTTCTTCAGCATTGGTTTGACAAATTCCCACAGTACAAGGACAGAGATTTCTTGATCAGTGGAGAGAGTTATGGGG GACACTATGTTCCGCAACTTGCACAACTCATTGTAAAATCAAAAGCGAAGATCAATCTCAAAGGAATTGCG ATAGGGAATCCTCTTTTGGAATTCAATACGGATTTTAATTCGAGAGGTGAATACCTTTGGTCTCATGGCTTGATATCAGATGCTACTTTTGATCTGTTTAATACGGTTTGTAACTATTCCCAAATTCGAAGACAAGCTCAAAAAGGAGCTCTGACCCCAGATTGTTCAAGAGTAATAAGTCAAGCTTCGAATGAGATTGGTAGATTGATCGACTCATATGATGTTACCCTTGACGTCTGTTTGCCCACAGACCTTTCACAATCTAAAATATTAGATAAAACA CATGATTCTGAGAAAGTAGATGTTTGCGTAGAGGAGGAAACAATTGCTTACTTGAACCGGAAAGATGTACAGAAGGCTCTCCATGCTAGGCTTGTTGGTGTGCCGAGATGGGTAATATGCAGCAG TGTCTTGCATTATAATATGGACAACCTAGAGGTACCAACGATTAATATATTGGGTTCACTCGTGAAGTCAGGCATTCGTGTTTTGGTTTTCAG CGGAGACCAGGATTCAGTTCTCCCGCTTACTGGAACTCGGGTACTCGTTGATAGACTGGCAAAAGAATTGAACCTTAAGACAACTGTGCCTTATACTTCTTGGATAGAAGGCCGGCAG GTTGGTGGGTGGACGCAAGTGTATGGTGATCACCTATCCTATGCCACCATTAGAGGAGCTGCTCATGAAGCACCATATACGCAACCAGAGAGATCACTTGTTCTTTTTAAAGCATTCGTGGAGGGGAAACCATTGCCAAAGCCAACTGGCAAATCAACGGCACAAATGAACAAGCTTCTAGATAACAGATTGTTTACATAG